One part of the Saprospiraceae bacterium genome encodes these proteins:
- a CDS encoding helix-turn-helix transcriptional regulator: MKTIGTTLRELREAKGLLLREVGAKLSLDPTILSKIEQDKRMPTKEQVKSLANFYKDQKNEVIIAWLSDKLYYEVQDEDLALQAMQVAEEKIKYNKKKTK, translated from the coding sequence TTGAAAACAATTGGGACGACATTACGAGAATTAAGAGAAGCAAAAGGACTATTGCTTAGAGAAGTTGGAGCTAAACTTTCGCTTGACCCAACCATCTTGAGCAAAATCGAGCAAGACAAACGAATGCCGACAAAAGAGCAAGTAAAATCACTTGCCAACTTTTATAAAGACCAAAAGAATGAAGTTATAATTGCTTGGCTTTCAGACAAACTTTATTATGAAGTTCAAGACGAAGATTTGGCATTACAAGCAATGCAAGTAGCAGAAGAGAAAATTAAATACAATAAAAAGAAAACAAAATAA
- a CDS encoding site-specific DNA-methyltransferase produces MWDDSAVRTEAGTKELRKLLVNPAFPFPKPVELIKRVVMIASDEGDTILDFFGGSGTTAQAVLEINQEAEEPRNFIICEQLDYVGTITIERIKKVIEQNKNGEFVYLELKKYNQNFIEQIKSAKDKKAVLKIWGEMKTKSFLTTMLICKSKKILKILKH; encoded by the coding sequence ATATGGGATGATAGTGCAGTTCGCACAGAAGCAGGAACAAAAGAACTTCGTAAATTATTAGTAAATCCAGCGTTTCCATTTCCAAAACCTGTTGAACTTATTAAAAGAGTAGTAATGATTGCAAGCGATGAAGGCGATACAATCTTAGATTTTTTTGGTGGTTCAGGAACAACAGCACAAGCAGTTCTTGAGATTAATCAAGAAGCTGAAGAACCAAGAAATTTTATAATCTGCGAACAACTTGACTACGTTGGAACAATAACAATTGAAAGAATTAAAAAGGTAATCGAACAAAACAAAAATGGTGAATTTGTTTATTTGGAACTCAAAAAATACAATCAAAACTTCATTGAACAAATTAAATCTGCCAAAGACAAAAAAGCAGTGTTGAAAATTTGGGGAGAAATGAAAACAAAATCTTTCTTAACTACAATGTTGATTTGCAAAAGCAAGAAAATATTGAAGATTTTAAAGCATTGA
- a CDS encoding DEAD/DEAH box helicase family protein has translation MATGSGKTLVMVGLMLYLYEKGFRNFCFSLTQTTSSRKTKDNFLNPQASKYLFNDKIVIDGKEVYIKETDTFESADDKNINIKFTTIQQLHDFKQHQRKQRYLRRFQGQKMVL, from the coding sequence ATGGCAACAGGTAGCGGAAAGACTTTAGTAATGGTTGGCTTAATGCTTTACTTGTATGAAAAAGGTTTTAGAAACTTTTGTTTTTCGTTAACTCAAACAACATCATCAAGAAAAACGAAGGACAATTTTTTGAATCCACAGGCTTCAAAATATTTGTTCAATGACAAAATAGTAATTGACGGAAAGGAAGTTTATATAAAGGAAACAGACACCTTTGAAAGTGCTGATGATAAAAACATCAATATCAAATTCACGACTATTCAGCAACTGCATGATTTTAAACAACACCAAAGAAAACAGCGTTACTTACGAAGATTTCAAGGACAAAAAATGGTGCTCTAG